Proteins from a genomic interval of Streptomyces sp. NBC_01445:
- a CDS encoding MFS transporter translates to MAVAESSPPTETDVLAPPPPVADVGPADSSFSTRELLVLITLCCATFMCGLDFSIVTVALPDIGGSLGFSSPGTLQWVATASLLPSASLLPLFARVADLVGRKKLFTFGVALFTLFSLGAALANSPGVLIATRAGQGTAAAMIAPAAIALMTGYFPEGPQRARALGLNGAVMSLGFVLGALGGGVITSGFSWRWTMVVLYVMGAVALAGALALPVMRESAAAKRMDIPGAVLATLGLFGLVFGISNGGDKGWVRADSLGSVVGGLVLLGAFLVVERRHPEPLIPLGVLGRPTIKWSGLFGVVTFGMCAGTTVLLSLYMQDVLGFTPLQAGLSYLGEGAAAMLGGMYVSKLLGRFGGERVLAAGLLIQGAGTVAMFTLPQSGSIAPLIITSSVMGLGHVFSVVSFITVMTTGVSEEDQGVVGGLSQLPQYVAAIGVAGLSAIAAARTHALSGGAGSDAGATLGGLHAGMVTAGVIALVGGGLAAAVLRRRA, encoded by the coding sequence CGTTCAGCACGCGGGAGCTGCTGGTTCTGATCACGCTGTGCTGCGCGACATTCATGTGCGGCCTGGACTTCTCCATCGTCACCGTGGCGCTGCCCGACATCGGCGGCAGCCTCGGCTTCTCCTCGCCCGGCACGCTCCAGTGGGTCGCCACCGCGAGCCTGCTGCCCTCCGCGAGCCTGCTGCCGCTGTTCGCCCGCGTCGCCGACCTGGTGGGCCGCAAGAAGCTCTTCACGTTCGGCGTCGCCCTGTTCACCCTGTTCTCGCTGGGCGCGGCCCTCGCCAACAGCCCCGGCGTCCTGATCGCCACCCGCGCCGGCCAGGGCACCGCCGCCGCGATGATCGCCCCCGCCGCCATCGCCCTGATGACGGGCTACTTCCCCGAGGGCCCGCAGCGCGCCCGCGCCCTGGGCCTCAACGGCGCCGTCATGTCGCTCGGCTTCGTGCTCGGCGCGCTCGGCGGCGGCGTCATCACCAGCGGCTTCAGCTGGCGCTGGACGATGGTCGTGCTGTACGTCATGGGCGCCGTCGCCCTGGCCGGCGCACTCGCGCTGCCCGTGATGCGGGAGTCCGCCGCCGCCAAGCGCATGGACATCCCCGGCGCGGTCCTCGCCACGCTCGGCCTGTTCGGTCTCGTCTTCGGCATCTCCAACGGCGGCGACAAGGGCTGGGTCCGTGCCGACTCACTCGGCTCCGTCGTCGGCGGCCTCGTCCTGCTCGGCGCGTTCCTCGTGGTCGAGCGGCGCCACCCCGAGCCGCTGATCCCGCTCGGCGTCCTGGGCCGCCCCACCATCAAGTGGTCCGGCCTGTTCGGTGTCGTCACGTTCGGCATGTGCGCCGGCACGACCGTGCTGCTCAGTCTCTACATGCAGGACGTCCTCGGCTTCACCCCGCTCCAGGCCGGTCTGAGCTACCTCGGTGAGGGCGCGGCCGCGATGCTCGGCGGCATGTACGTCTCGAAGCTGCTCGGCCGGTTCGGCGGCGAGCGGGTCCTCGCGGCCGGTCTGCTGATCCAGGGCGCCGGCACCGTCGCCATGTTCACCCTGCCGCAGAGCGGCAGCATCGCGCCGCTCATCATCACGTCCTCGGTCATGGGCCTCGGCCACGTCTTCAGCGTCGTCTCCTTCATCACCGTCATGACCACGGGCGTCAGCGAGGAGGACCAGGGCGTTGTCGGTGGCCTGTCGCAGCTCCCGCAGTACGTCGCCGCGATCGGCGTGGCCGGGCTCAGCGCGATTGCTGCTGCCCGCACGCATGCCCTCTCGGGCGGGGCCGGTTCCGATGCGGGCGCCACGCTCGGGGGGTTGCACGCCGGAATGGTCACCGCGGGTGTCATCGCCCTGGTGGGCGGGGGCCTCGCGGCGGCTGTGCTGCGCAGGCGCGCCTAG
- a CDS encoding MBL fold metallo-hydrolase, with protein sequence MNDRRLRRPSAVCSLQVGELKVSYVPDGAMLFKPPEPPRVGGGGAYLNDTAHLVANTGGLLVQFDGRALLIDAGFGPHSVPEDPEHPYIGAVHGGSLLDNLARLGARPDEIEVVAFTHLHRDHIGWACTDPPVFTAAAFAVAKSEWENRHQVAGPTSGALATLERRLRLVVPGEEIFPGVRALALPGHTVGHTGFAITSRGRRLLAFGDALHSPLQVRHPEWFTVSEDDPARSERHRRRLISELQQPGTLGFGIHFADVVFGQVVPDGAGAGADWLPV encoded by the coding sequence GTGAACGACCGGCGACTGCGGCGGCCTTCGGCCGTGTGTTCTCTGCAGGTGGGTGAGCTGAAGGTCAGTTACGTGCCTGATGGCGCCATGCTGTTCAAGCCGCCTGAGCCGCCTCGGGTGGGCGGCGGTGGCGCCTATCTCAATGACACCGCCCATCTCGTCGCCAACACCGGTGGGCTGCTTGTCCAGTTCGACGGGCGGGCGCTGCTCATCGACGCGGGGTTCGGTCCGCACTCCGTGCCGGAGGACCCCGAGCACCCTTACATCGGCGCGGTGCACGGCGGTTCGCTGCTCGACAATCTGGCGCGGCTCGGGGCGCGGCCCGACGAGATAGAGGTCGTGGCCTTCACCCATCTGCACCGGGACCACATCGGCTGGGCGTGCACGGATCCGCCGGTCTTCACCGCTGCCGCGTTCGCGGTGGCGAAGAGCGAGTGGGAGAACCGGCATCAGGTGGCGGGGCCGACCTCCGGGGCGCTGGCCACGCTGGAGCGGCGGCTGCGGCTTGTCGTCCCTGGTGAGGAGATCTTCCCGGGCGTGCGGGCGCTGGCGCTGCCCGGCCACACCGTGGGCCACACCGGCTTCGCCATCACCTCGCGGGGCCGCCGCCTGCTCGCGTTCGGGGACGCGCTGCACTCGCCGCTCCAGGTGCGCCACCCCGAGTGGTTCACGGTGTCGGAGGACGACCCGGCCCGGTCGGAGCGCCACCGGCGCCGGCTGATCAGCGAACTGCAGCAGCCGGGCACCCTCGGCTTCGGCATCCACTTCGCGGACGTCGTCTTCGGCCAGGTCGTCCCGGACGGGGCGGGGGCGGGCGCCGACTGGCTTCCCGTGTGA